A window of the Hordeum vulgare subsp. vulgare chromosome 5H, MorexV3_pseudomolecules_assembly, whole genome shotgun sequence genome harbors these coding sequences:
- the LOC123453156 gene encoding epoxide hydrolase A-like isoform X1 encodes MAAAEIRHREVEANGITMHVAEAGPASAAAPAVLFVHGFPELWYSWRHQMEHLAARGYRCVAPDLRGYGSTSAPPDPASYTAFHVVGDLVALLDALRLHQVFVVGHDWGAIVSWNLCLLRPDRVRALVNLSVAFSPRHPSAKPLDYFRRAYGDDYYVCKFQLSHWLAGTWI; translated from the exons atggcggcggcggagatAAGGCACCGGGAGGTGGAGGCGAACGGCATCACGATGCACGTCGCGGAGGCCGGCCCGGCCTCGGCCGCCGCGCCGGCTGTGCTCTTCGTGCACGGCTTCCCGGAGCTCTGGTACTCGTGGCGCCACCAGATGGAGCACCTGGCGGCGCGGGGCTACCGCTGCGTGGCCCCCGACCTCCGCGGCTACGGGAGCACCTCCGCGCCGCCCGACCCCGCCTCCTACACCGCCTTCCACGTCGTCGGGGACCTCGTCGCGCTCCTCGACGCCCTCCGCCTCCACCAG GTGTTCGTGGTGGGGCACGACTGGGGCGCCATCGTGTCGTGGAACCTCTGCCTGCTGCGGCCGGACCGGGTGCGTGCGCTCGTCAACCTCAGCGTCGCCTTCAGTCCCCGCCACCCCTCCGCCAAGCCCCTCGACTACTTCCGCCGCGCCTACGGTGACGACTACTACGTCTGCAAATTCCAG TTATCGCATTGGTTGGCAGGAACCTGGATATGA